One region of Plasmodium gaboni strain SY75 chromosome 6, whole genome shotgun sequence genomic DNA includes:
- a CDS encoding putative cytosolic Fe-S cluster assembly factor NAR1, which yields MFSNSIKLENLNDYNNEAEKCIKPFLYNNSSNDNKENENIIQVERPNLINIKKIKKKNYYNKKERGEISLTDCLACSGCVTNEETTFLKSQNYIEIINTVKKKKINIMSLSLQSVTALSVYYKLPVLTIQKKLCFFFKSLNFDYVYDSSLGELITLNEAKKEFLEYFFKNNDVYENNIYRSDGHVENMNHKKKKNIFISKILNDKNKTKNKIPLHNDNINNMVSMNNMNNTYEDEDKYVSLCSNNSSNIFSLQYIEKQIGKKTLPLICSHCSGTVLYGEKNFDDDILNSFSKTKSSQDIQGIILKILHLHNSVINTYPCLNDYYIYNNFFKLYNYKFNWISICNKYFNRNYRFNENLLKTKKKYINNDDDDNNMTVLNDMEVLNIYDINHVYLLYCFDKKLEACRIYEEQQTSIENNMKNYLSGQNIDYNIFVRNEQNKNKFYGVDAVMTTVELIEMIKNMNIDFYTLPELNIDNIYKLIKRTCQNYVSGSNNITSGLSDILNERDTNNNNKKKKINNNNNINKNNNINSCSSSSNNVCSVDEYLYVNTINDKEEKKKNKVILSYFEETKYMKYIYDDLFLRYLIRSSHKNNISMGYGEEIFKYVCKEIFNFEVDKELGLNLKYEDIIVLSLFKNNTCMFRVILSYGFKSMHNVLRKIKELKNENIKNYKNMDEQISHVDDNKNEYDINITYNLRFIGRIDYVELMACEKGCLFGCAQNIFSQHVEKFSNCSCNNIDIFKKIAKQEVISNFDFLQVSNDNKKKERKKFCCNENHKNYIMNSLYKENNNNNEYINNNDQEHNNIFKYKDKEKLFMKLYDTMHDDKYTLYVNSNHCIYDETINSFLKNIFHAFNHGTFHLFKATFSSKKKLDITNW from the coding sequence ATGTTTTCGAATTCAATAAAATTAGAGAATTTAAATGACTATAACAATGAAGCTGAGAAATGTATTAAGCcctttttatataataattcatctaatgataataaagaaaatgaaaacaTTATACAAGTTGAGAGACcaaatttaataaatataaagaaaataaaaaaaaagaattattataataaaaaagaaagagGAGAAATATCGTTAACAGATTGTTTAGCTTGTAGTGGTTGTGTTACGAATGAAGAAActacatttttaaaaagtcagaattatatagaaataataaatactgtaaaaaaaaaaaaaattaatattatgtCATTATCTTTACAAAGTGTCACAGCATTATctgtatattataaattacCAGTATTAACAATTCAAAAGAaattatgttttttttttaaatctttAAATTTTGATTATGTATATGATTCATCATTAGGAGAATTAATAACATTGAATGAAgcaaaaaaagaatttcttgaatatttttttaaaaataatgatgtatatgaaaataatatatatcgTTCAGATGGTCATGTTGAAAATATGAATCataagaagaaaaaaaatatattcatatcgaaaatattaaatgataagaataaaacaaaaaacaAAATCCCCTTacataatgataatataaacaatatggttagtatgaataatatgaataatacTTATGAAGATGAAGATAAATATGTTTCATTATGCTCAAATAATTCaagtaatatattttctttacaatatatagaaaaacAAATAGGAAAGAAAACACTTCCACTTATATGTTCTCATTGTAGTGGTACTGTTTTATAtggagaaaaaaattttgatgatgatatattaaatagTTTTAGTAAGACAAAAAGTAGTCAAGATATTCAAGGgattattttaaaaatattacatttaCATAACAGtgttataaatacatatccatgtttaaatgattattatatttacaataatttttttaaattatataattataaatttaattgGATAAgtatatgtaataaatattttaatagAAATTATAGATTCaatgaaaatttattaaaaacaaaaaaaaaatatattaataatgatgatgatgataataatatgacTGTATTAAACGATATGGAagttttaaatatatatgatataaatcatgtttatttattatattgtttcgataaaaaattagaaGCTTGTCGAATATATGAAGAACAACAGACTAgtatagaaaataatatgaagAATTATTTATCTGGTCAAAATATTGactataatatatttgtaagaaatgaacaaaataaaaacaaattttATGGTGTTGATGCAGTTATGACAACAGTGGAACTGATTgaaatgataaaaaatatgaacattgatttttatacattacctgaattaaatattgataatatatataagcTTATAAAAAGAACTTGTCAAAATTATGTGTCTGGgtcaaataatataacaagTGGTTTGTCTGATATATTAAACGAAAGGGATACaaacaacaacaataaaaaaaaaaaaataaataataataataatatcaacaaaaataataatattaatagttgtagtagtagtagtaaTAATGTGTGTAGTGTTgatgaatatttatatgtcAACACTATAAATGAcaaagaagaaaaaaaaaaaaataaggtaatattatcatattttgaagaaacaaaatatatgaaatatatttatgatgatttatttttacgTTATTTAATTCGTAGCAgtcataaaaataatatatctatgGGATATGGagaagaaatatttaaatatgtgtgtaaagaaatatttaattttgaAGTTGATAAAGAATTGGGgttaaatttaaaatatgaagatataattgttctttctttatttaaGAATAATACTTGTATGTTTAGGGTTATCTTATCATATGGATTTAAGAGTATGCATAATGTTTtgagaaaaataaaagaattaaagAATGAGAAcataaagaattataaaaatatggatGAACAAATATCACATGttgatgataataaaaatgaatatgatattaatattacatataatcTTAGATTTATTGGAAGAATTGATTATGTTGAATTAATGGCATGTGAAAAAGGATGTCTTTTTGGATGTGCTcagaatattttttcacAACATGTTGAGAAATTTTCAAATTGTTcatgtaataatattgatatatttaaaaaaatagcTAAACAAGAAGTTATTTCTAATTTCGACTTTTTACAAGTAtcaaatgataataaaaagaaagaaagaaaaaaattctGCTGTAATGaaaatcataaaaattatataatgaattcattatataaggagaataataataacaatgaatatattaataataatgatcaagaacataataatatatttaaatataaagataaagaaaaattgtttatgaaattatatgataCTATGCATGATGATAAATATACTTTATATGTAAACTCAAATCATTgtatatatgatgaaactattaattcttttttaaaaaatatatttcacGCATTTAATCATGGAACGTTTCATCTTTTTAAAGCAACCTTCtcttcaaaaaaaaaattggaCATAACCAATTGGTAG
- a CDS encoding organic anion transporter codes for MSSTEKIEVINSNETRLKKNESKKYEGEFLKSNTNEVKGKKVLSNIDDDLIDGCSKIEKYVCFSGLDKYLFGLKKKVNRFYFIYTIITIIHFLIYVNRGIIPGSYDYLSSYLKEIYDATNVDVHIGFLTSVFVFGLSINSILSGSLASAYSIFKITDIFLFQNSLALLLTGFSFIVGSYYTLMFSRFFCGFSEAAFITIIPPLIYSYSKDRAGSWISIFIAMFPLGGCVGYLLAVALPLLKISIAQYFLISGFVFFLFFMCFYLFDESLLKSYEDEKSRRELEKSQPQKCLEEGMYRNNTMKSSKSIKDRTKSKQDDDPSLSNDFKTKAANDESHKTNENNRNNKKENNHNSTDDTTNINNKKENNNNNNNNNNDNNNNDNNNNDNNNNDDGNYEDGNKASTNYQKQLTKGHDNVNDQNNLSSAKTSNISNLKNISSGKSIDDSTDNSKNKHSTDYSDHKSYDENFKLNKKGNMVAAIYEEDAMFRNNGLHKNDTNNLSFSSSQKLNHNDGVNSYDNENDMTNNDYTERHSGNNSYINNNLDKMYTVKAYGNDDLYLNPAQRSYSKDKRDKFLEIEIENSIETLDEDKNTELNLSLLVNTTITNISFLLLVIALTAHADMIQCYLVYGAPILYALNIFPSYKAATVTCSLCACLSSIIGTFFGGFLMDFYNLNIQNIDKNYEHIKNNEKKIKIYNKDVLVHEYLRIVGLQTFFILIIASVLVLMIPFISNMYWFTFVMTLGLTFLFSAMPGHNIGIMVCVPQNIRAFSIGMSSFISHLFGDIPWTIITGKIKGTLSPDCVVTRNGDLSEKCREQSSGLKITLLIICSKALIMALGSFFLYLYSKKKIKKYKSRQPIKA; via the exons ATGAGTTCAACTGAAAAAATTGAAGTAATTAATTCTAATGAGACAAGGTTGAAGAAAAATgaaagtaaaaaatatgaaggCGAATTTTTAAAATCTAATACTAATGAAGTGAAAGGAAAAAAAGTATTATCAAATATTGATGATGATTTAATAGATGGATGTAGTAAAATAGAAAAGTATGTATGTTTTTCAGGGTtagataaatatttatttggattaaaaaagaaagtgaatagattttattttatatatacaataataacaataatacattttttaatatatgtaaatagAGGTATTATACCTGGTTCTTATGATTatttatcatcatatttaaaagaaatatatgatGCTACAAATGTTGATGTACACATTGGATTTCTTACTTCAGTGTTTGTATTTGGATTAAGTATAAATTCTATTTTAAGTGGTTCATTAGCTTCAGCATATagtatatttaaaataactgatatttttttattccaGAATTCTTTAGCTCTATTACTTACAGGTTTCTCATTTATTGTTGGTTCATATTATACTTTAATGTTTAGTAGATTTTTTTGTGGTTTTAGTGAAGCTGCATTTATAACAATTATCCCTCCGcttatttattcatattcAAAAGATCGAGCTGGCTCATGGATTAGTATCTTTATAGCTATGTTTCCTTTAGGTGGTTGTGTAGGATATTTACTAGCTGTTGCATTACCACTTTTGAAAATCAGCATTGCTCAAtactttttaatatcaggatttgtttttttcctttttttcATGTGCTTCTATCTTTTTGATGAAAGCCTACTTAAATCATATGAAGATGAAAAAAGCAGAAGGGAACTCGAAAAGTCACAACCACAAAAATGTTTGGAAGAAGGTATGTATAGAAATAACACAATGAAAAGCTCAAAGAGTATCAAGGACAGAACCAAAAGTAAACAAGACGACGACCCTTCCCTTTCGAATGATTTTAAAACAAAAGCTGCTAATGATGAATCGCACAaaacaaatgaaaataatagaaataataaaaaagaaaataatcataattCAACTGATGATACCACCAATATAAACAacaaaaaggaaaataataataataataataataataacaatgacaataataacaatgacaataataataatgacaataataataatgatgatggCAATTATGAAGATGGAAATAAAGCTAGTACTAATTATCAAAAGCAATTAACTAAAGGACACGATAATGTTAATGATCAGAATAATTTATCTAGTGCTAAAACTTCCAATATTTctaatttaaaaaatatatcatcaGGAAAAAGTATTGATGATAGCACAgataattcaaaaaataaacattCAACCGACTATTCTGATCATAAATCATATGATGAAAActttaaattaaataaaaaaggaaatatgGTTGCTGCTATTTATGAAGAAGATGCCATGTTTAGAAATAATGGTCtacataaaaatgataCAAATAATCTTTCATTTAGTTCATCTCAAAAATTAAATCATAATGACGGTGTTAATTCATATGACAATGAAAATGACATGAcaaataatgattataCCGAGCGACATAGTGGTAATAATagttatataaataataaccTTGATAAAATGTATACAGTTAAAGCTTATGGAAATGATGATCTATATTTAAATCCTGCACAACGTTCATATAGTAAAGACAAAAGAGATAAATTCCTTGAAATCGAAATCGAAAATAGTATAGAAACACTTGatgaagataaaaatacaGAACTAAACTTAAGCTTATTAGTTAATACTACTATTACTAATATTAGCTTCTTATTATTAGTTATTGCTTTAACAGCACATGCAGATATGATTCAATGCTATCTAGTTTATGGAGCTCCAATCTTATATGCACTTAACATCTTCCCTTCTTATAAAGCAGCAACTGTTACTTGTAGTTTATGCGCTTGCTTGTCATCCATCATTGGTACTTTCTTCGGAGGATTCCTAATGGACTTTTACAATctaaatatacaaaatattgataaaaattatgaacacataaaaaataatgaaaagaaaattaaaatatataacaaagATGTACTTGTTCATGAATATTTACGAATTGTAGGTTTGCAGACATTTTTCATTCTAATAATTGCAAGTGTCTTGGTTCTAATGATACCCTTTATTAGTAATATGTACTGGTTCACATTTGTTATGACATTAGGTCTGACCTTTCTCTTCTCCGCAATG CCTGGTCATAATATTGGTATTATGGTGTGTGTGCCACAAAATATTCGAGCTTTTTCAATTGGAATGTCATCATTTATTTCTCATTTATTCGG TGATATTCCATGGACCATCATTACTGGAAAGATTAAGGGAACATTATCTCCAGACTGTGTTGTAACAAGAAAT gGTGACTTAAGTGAAAAATGTCGTGAACAAAGTTCAGGTTTAAAAATTActttattaattatatgttCTAAAGCACTAATAATGGCATTAGGAAGTTTTTTCCTTTATCTATATTCAAAGAAGAAAATcaagaaatataaaagtagACAGCCTATTAAAGcataa
- a CDS encoding 60S ribosomal protein L19, with amino-acid sequence MSLKLQKRLAASVLKCGKNKIWMDPNEISEISLANSRFSIRKLYKEGLILKKPQKVHSRARVRLYKLAKRKGRHMGIGKRKGTKNARTNQKTLWIKRQRVLRRLLKRLRDSKKVDRHLYHSFYLKCKGNQFKNKRTLIEAIQREKNETLKKKAIADQLEAKRLKAQVLRNKRKLKKDKEVVA; translated from the exons atg TCACTCAAATTACAAAAAAGATTAGCAGCTTCTGTTTTAAAATGTGgaaagaataaaatatggATGGACCCAAATGAAATTAGCGAAATTTCATTAGCTAATTCAA GGTTTAGCataagaaaattatataaagaagGATTGATTTTAAAAAAGCCACAAAAAGTTCATAGCAGAGCTAGGGTTAGATTATATAAGCTAGCCAAAAGAAAAGGTAGACATATGGGTATCGGTAAAAGAAAGGGTACCAAAAACGCAAGAACAAATCAAAAAACATTATGGATAAAGAGACAACGTGTTCTTAGAAGATTATTAAAAAGATTAAGAGACTCCAAAAAGGTTGATAGACATTTATATCACTCcttttatttaaaatgtaAGGGAAACcaatttaaaaataaaagaacTTTAATTGAAGCCATCCAAAGAGAAAAGAATGAAACATTGAAAAAGAAAGCTATAGCAGATCAATTAGAAGCCAAGAGATTGAAGGCTCAAGTTTTAAGAAATAAGagaaaattaaagaaaGATAAAGAAGTTGTAGCATAA